The DNA sequence TTAACGCATGTCTTGCACTGGTTGATGATCCAGAAATTACGATTCATGGCTTGATGGAGTACATTCCTGGGCCTGATTTTCCAACTGCGGCTATTATTAATGGTTCAAACGGAATTCAAAAAGCGTATGAAACGGGGCGGGGTTCTATTTATGTACGTGCTAAAACAGGCGTAGAAGAGTCTGCCACTGGCAAGCAGAGTATTATTGTTCATGAACTGCCCTACCAGGTAAATAAGGCTCGCCTTCTTGAAAAAATCGGTGAGCTGGTTCGAGATAAAAAAATCGAAGGCATTAGTGCACTGCGTGATGAGTCTGATAAAGATGGCATGCGCATGGTCATTGAAGTCAAACGTGGTGAAGTTGCTGAAGTGGTGATTAACAACCTCTTTAAGCACACTCTGATGCAGACAACATTTGGCGTCAATATGGTGGCGATTGTTGATGGCCAGCCGAGATTGCTGAACCTTAAGCAGATATTAGATGCATTTATTCGCCATCGTCGAGAGGTGGTAACTCGGCGAACTATTTTTGAAGTTCGTAAAGCGCGTGAGCGCGCTCATTTGCTGGAAGGTTTGGCGGTCGCGTTAGCAAATATTGATGAAGTCATTGTATTGATCAGAAATGCCCCTGATCCAGCGACCGCTAAAAAAGGTTTGCTTGCACGCGTTTGGGAGCCTGGCATTGTTGTGGAGATGCTGGAAAAAGCAGGTGCAAGCCCTTTCCGTCCAGACAGTGTGGAAGAGGGGTGTGGTTTAACGGATGAAGGTTATCGCCTTTCTGAGTCGCAAGCGCAAGCGATTCTTGATCTGCGTTTGCATCGTTTGACCGGTCTGGAAAAAGATAAAGTCATCAAGGAATATGGTGAACTTCTGGCTCTGATTGCTGACTTGATGGATATTATCAATAACCCTGATCGCTTGATGCGTGTGATTCGTGATGAGTTATTAAAAATTAAAGAGCAATATGGTGATGAGCGTCGCACCGAAATTTTAAGAGATCGCCTTGATTTAAGTCTGGAAGATCTTATTACCGAAGAAGATGTCGTAGTGACTCTTTCTCATGCCGGTTACGCCAAAGCACAGCCACTGGATAGTTATACAGCACAAAGGCGTGGTGGCCGTGGTAAATCGGCTACGTCGATGAAAGAAGAAGATTTTATTGACAAGCTTTTTGTTGCAAGTACGCACGATACCATTCTCTGTTTTTCCAGTCGTGGCAAGGTTTATTGGCTAAAAGTCTACGAGTTGCCTCAGGCCAGTCGTGCTGCACGAGGCAAACCTATTGTTAATTTGTTGCCTTTGGAAGAGGGCGAACGAATTAATGCAATATTGCCTGTGCGTGAATTTGAAGAAGATAAATACGTATTCATGGCGACTGCCAGCGGTGTTGTAAAGAAAACCTCCCTTAAAGATTTTTCTCGGCCGCGTGCTAATGGCATCATTGCACTTGATTTACGTGATGATGATTGTTTGGTGGGCGTTGATATTACTGATGGGCAGCGTGATGTCATGTTGTTTAACAGTGCAGGTAAAGCGATTCGTTTTAGTGAAAGTGTAGTGCGAGCTATGGGTCGTACTGCGCGTGGCGTACGAGGCATGCGTCTGAAACCGGGTCAAGAAATCATTTCACTGATTCTTGCAGATGAAGGTCATATTTTAACGGTGACTGAGCATGGTTTTGGTAAATGTACTTTGATCGAGGACTATCCAAGTCATGGCCGTGGTGGCCAAGGCGTGATTTCAATACAGACATCTGAGCGTAATGGTGCTGTGATTGGTGCAATATCAGTCACCAGCCAGGATGAAGTGATGTTGATCAGTAACGGTGGCACATTGGTGCGTACACCGGTTGCGGGCATTTCAGTCGTTGGGCGAAATACTCAAGGAGTGACACTGATTAAACTCGGTAAAAAAGAGTCACTCGTCAGCATTGAGAAAATTGAAAATCTTGATGGCGATGATGATGACGTAGACGCAGAAAACGATAGTGATAGTGATAGTGAGGGTGAAGAGTAAAATGGCACGTATTTATAACTTTAGTGCAGGGCCTGCAATGCTGCCGACGGCGGTTTTGGAGCGAGCTCAGGAAGAGATGCTTGATTGGCAAGGCACAGGAATGTCGGTGATGGAGATGAGCCATCGCGGTAAAGAATATATGTCAATTGCTGAAAAGGCTGAATCTGATCTGCGTGAACTGCTCGCTGTTCCAGACAATTACAAAGTGCTGTTTTTACAAGGCGGAGCAAGTAGCCAGTTTGCTATGGTTCCCCTTAATTTATTACGAGATAAAACATCTGCTGATTATTTTTATACAGGGCAGTGGTCAAAAAAAGCGATTGCTGAAGCAAAGCGTTATTGTGATGTAAATATTGTCGCAACTTCTGAGTCTGATGGCTTTAATAGCATTCCTGCGCAAAGTGAATGGCAGTTGAGTAAAGGAGCGGCTTATGTGCATTACACACCAAACGAAACCATTGGCGGCGTAGAATTTCAATGTCTTCCTGAAGTGGGTGATGTGCCGCTTGTGGCAGATATGTCTTCAAGCATATTGTCACGCCCGATTGATGTCTCAAAATATGGTGTGATTTATGCCGGAGCGCAGAAAAACATTGGCCCAGCAGGCTTGGCGGTTGTTATTGTGCGTGATGATCTGATCGGCTCTGCCCGTGACGGTACGCCCAGCATGTTTGATTACAAAATCCATGCTGATAATGGCTCTATGTACAATACTCCACCGACTTATACGTGGTATCTGGCCGGACTGGTCTTTGAGTACCTTAAAGAAAAAGGTGGATTAACAGTTGTTGCTGAAGAAAATCAGCGTAAAGCAAAAAAACTGTATACCTTTATTGATGCTTCTGATTTTTATGCAAACCCCGTTGCAATTGATAGTCGTTCCTGGATGAATGTGACTTTTACATTGGCAGATAACAACTTGGATGCAGCCTTTTTGAAAGAAGCTGATGCGCTGGGTCTTAAAACACTGAAAGGTCATCGGTCGGTCGGTGGTATGCGTGCCAGTATCTATAATGCAATGCCAGAAAAGGGCGTGAGCGCATTGGTTGATTTTATGGCAGAGTTTGAATATCGAAATGGCTAGATATTTAAGGTAAAGGGAGTTTATGTATAAAATTCTAACACTCAATAATATTTCAGTCGCAGGGTTGGAGCGCTTACCGCGTGAACAGTATGAAGTAGCCTCTGAAATTCAACATCCAGATGCTATTTTACTGCGTTCTTTTAAGATGCACGGCATGGATATTCCCGAAACACTTAAAGCTGTTGGGCGTGCAGGGGCTGGGGTGAATAATATCCCCGTTGATGAGATGAGTCAGCGTGGAATTCCCGTATTTAATGCGCCCGGTGCGAACTCTAATGCAGTCCATGAGCTTGTATTGGCTGGAATGTTGTTGGCAAGCCGCAATATCTGTCAGGGTTGGGAGTATGCACGCAATCTGGAAGGCGATGATGGCGCGATTCACAAACAAGTAGAATCAGGCAAGAAAAATTTTGTCGGCTTTGAACTGCCTGGGCGAACACTGGGTGTGATTGGGTTGGGTGCAATCGGGATTAAAATTGCCAACTCGGCACTGAAGCTCGGCATGAAAGTGATCGGGTTTGATCCACAGATTACAGTTCAAAGTGCCTGGAAGCTTTCATCTGATGTGCAGCTGGCCTCCAGTTTAGATGATCTATTAATTCACTCTGATTTTGTTACTTTCCATGTGCCATTGATTGATGCAACACGCAGTATGCTGAATAAAGATCGCTTTGATCTAATGAAACCAGGCGCAACTATTCTTAACTTTTCTCGCGATGGTATTATTGATAATGAAGCTCTGTCAGCCGCGATTAAATCTGATAAAATTCATGCCTATGTGTGTGACTTCCCCTCTAATTTGATGAAAAATCATGAAAAGGTTATTACGTTGCCGCATTTAGGGGCATCAACGATTGAAGCTGAAGAGAATTGTGCTGTAATGGTCGCAGATCAAGTGCGTGACTTTTTGGAAAATGGCAATATTTGTAATGCAGTGAACTTTCCCGAAACTCAAATGCCTCGTTCAGATGCTTATCGTATTGGTATCTTTAACTCCAATGTGCCGAATATGGTGGGGCAAATATCAACAACGCTGGCTGATGCAGGCTTGAATATTGTAGATTTGCTGAATAAATCCAAAGGTGAATATGCTTATACTTTGGTTGATGTGGAGAGTGAAATTCCTCAATCTGTAATTAAGGCATTGGGCTCTATTGAAGGTGTATTGGCAGTTAGATCGTATTAAAAACTATGTCAGAGTCTGAGAAATTAAAAGTTGCACGCAATTGTATTGATACGCTGGATGAACAGATCCAGAATTTGATCAATAAACGGGCTGAATGCGCTATGGACGTTGCGCGTATCAAACAATCTTCTGCCAATAAGCAGATCAATTTTTATCGACCTGAGCGTGAAGCAGATGTGCTCAGGCATGTGCAGAAACGCAATAAAGGGCCATTAGGCAACGAGGAAATTGCACGTCTTTTCCGCGAAATTATGTCAGCCTGTCTTGCATTGGAACAGCCAATGCGTATTGCCTATCTTGGTCCGGCAGGAACATTCACTCAAGCGGCGGCATTGAAACATTTTGGTCACTCAGTGACCACCGTGCCGTTGATGGCGATTGATGAAATTTTTCGTGATGTGGAGTCGGGTGCTTCACATTATGGAGTCGTGCCGATTGAAAACTCTACTGAAGGTGTAGTGAATCATACGCTGGATACATTTATTAATTCGCCCTTAAAAATTTGTGGCGAAGTTGAGCTTCGCATTCATCAGAACTTGTTGGGACAAATGACCCGTATTGATCAGGTGAAACGCATCTATTCCCATCAGCAATCTTTAGCCCAATGCCGTGAATGGCTGGATGCCAATCTACCGGGTGTTTCACGTATTCCTGTGAGCAGTAATGCGGAAGCTGCACGTCGAGTAAAAAATGAAGCTGATGCCGCTGCAATTGCGGGTGAATTGGCGGGCGAACAATATGGGCTGAATGTCATTGCAGCTAATATTGAAGATAAACCTGACAATACGACACGTTTTTTAATGATCGGACGGCAGAGTACGATGCGTAGCTGTCGTGATAAGACATCGTTGTTACTCTCATCTCGAAATCGCTCAGGAGCACTACATAGTTTACTTGCGCCCTTTGCGCATCACGGTATTTCAATGAATCGTATTGAATCTCGTCCTTCTCGGCGCGGAATGTGGGATTATGTTTTTTTTGTTGATATAGAAGGTCATCAGGATGAACCGAAGGTTGCAAAGGCTTTGGCAGAGCTGGAAAAAGAAGCAGTGATGGTCAAGGTATTAGGCTCTTATCCTTGTGCGGTGTTGTAGTGTCTGAGAAAAAAGAAAAGATTTTATCCATTCTTGGAGTGGGATTAATTGGCGGATCTTTAGCCAAGGCGGCTAAATCAGCAGGTTTGTTTCAAAAAGTTGTGGGTTACGGACGTTGCCTCGAATCATTGCAAACCGCACTTGATCTGGGTGTTATTGATCAGGTTGCTTGTGATGTTAAAGCTGCAGTTGAATCTGCTGATATTGTGGTGTTGGCAACTCCAGTCGGTGCGATTGAGCCTTTGTTAAAACAAGCCGCTGGATATTTTAAATCCAATGCAGTCATCACTGATGTAGGTAGTACTAAAGGTAGTGTGATTGAAGCTGTGCGCCTAGCTTTGGGTGAAATTCCCGAAAATTTTGTACCCGGCCATCCTATTGCCGGTACTGAAAACAGTGGTGTTGCGTTCGCTGACGCAAAGCTGTTTAAAGGGCG is a window from the Gammaproteobacteria bacterium genome containing:
- the pheA gene encoding prephenate dehydratase, encoding MSESEKLKVARNCIDTLDEQIQNLINKRAECAMDVARIKQSSANKQINFYRPEREADVLRHVQKRNKGPLGNEEIARLFREIMSACLALEQPMRIAYLGPAGTFTQAAALKHFGHSVTTVPLMAIDEIFRDVESGASHYGVVPIENSTEGVVNHTLDTFINSPLKICGEVELRIHQNLLGQMTRIDQVKRIYSHQQSLAQCREWLDANLPGVSRIPVSSNAEAARRVKNEADAAAIAGELAGEQYGLNVIAANIEDKPDNTTRFLMIGRQSTMRSCRDKTSLLLSSRNRSGALHSLLAPFAHHGISMNRIESRPSRRGMWDYVFFVDIEGHQDEPKVAKALAELEKEAVMVKVLGSYPCAVL
- a CDS encoding prephenate dehydrogenase/arogenate dehydrogenase family protein gives rise to the protein MSEKKEKILSILGVGLIGGSLAKAAKSAGLFQKVVGYGRCLESLQTALDLGVIDQVACDVKAAVESADIVVLATPVGAIEPLLKQAAGYFKSNAVITDVGSTKGSVIEAVRLALGEIPENFVPGHPIAGTENSGVAFADAKLFKGRRVILTPLKNTDADAVLRVRQMWEGVGSIVSEMAVNHHDEVLAATSHMPHMLAYLMVDRLSKMDEQHEVFKYAASGFRDFTRIASSDPVMWRDICLANGDALLSALEQYSSELTQLRDAIETKDDKYLMALFGRSKAVRDQFS
- a CDS encoding phosphoglycerate dehydrogenase, which produces MYKILTLNNISVAGLERLPREQYEVASEIQHPDAILLRSFKMHGMDIPETLKAVGRAGAGVNNIPVDEMSQRGIPVFNAPGANSNAVHELVLAGMLLASRNICQGWEYARNLEGDDGAIHKQVESGKKNFVGFELPGRTLGVIGLGAIGIKIANSALKLGMKVIGFDPQITVQSAWKLSSDVQLASSLDDLLIHSDFVTFHVPLIDATRSMLNKDRFDLMKPGATILNFSRDGIIDNEALSAAIKSDKIHAYVCDFPSNLMKNHEKVITLPHLGASTIEAEENCAVMVADQVRDFLENGNICNAVNFPETQMPRSDAYRIGIFNSNVPNMVGQISTTLADAGLNIVDLLNKSKGEYAYTLVDVESEIPQSVIKALGSIEGVLAVRSY
- the gyrA gene encoding DNA gyrase subunit A — translated: MTEFAKEILPIHIEEEMKQSYMEYAMSVIVGRALPDVRDGLKPVHRRVLYAMRDLGNDWNKPYKKSARIVGDVIGKYHPHGDTAVYDTIVRMAQPFSLRYMLIDGQGNFGSVDGDSPAAMRYTEIRMARIAHDMLIDLEKETVNFVANYDESESEPTVLPARIPCLLVNGSSGIAVGMATNIPPHNINEVINACLALVDDPEITIHGLMEYIPGPDFPTAAIINGSNGIQKAYETGRGSIYVRAKTGVEESATGKQSIIVHELPYQVNKARLLEKIGELVRDKKIEGISALRDESDKDGMRMVIEVKRGEVAEVVINNLFKHTLMQTTFGVNMVAIVDGQPRLLNLKQILDAFIRHRREVVTRRTIFEVRKARERAHLLEGLAVALANIDEVIVLIRNAPDPATAKKGLLARVWEPGIVVEMLEKAGASPFRPDSVEEGCGLTDEGYRLSESQAQAILDLRLHRLTGLEKDKVIKEYGELLALIADLMDIINNPDRLMRVIRDELLKIKEQYGDERRTEILRDRLDLSLEDLITEEDVVVTLSHAGYAKAQPLDSYTAQRRGGRGKSATSMKEEDFIDKLFVASTHDTILCFSSRGKVYWLKVYELPQASRAARGKPIVNLLPLEEGERINAILPVREFEEDKYVFMATASGVVKKTSLKDFSRPRANGIIALDLRDDDCLVGVDITDGQRDVMLFNSAGKAIRFSESVVRAMGRTARGVRGMRLKPGQEIISLILADEGHILTVTEHGFGKCTLIEDYPSHGRGGQGVISIQTSERNGAVIGAISVTSQDEVMLISNGGTLVRTPVAGISVVGRNTQGVTLIKLGKKESLVSIEKIENLDGDDDDVDAENDSDSDSEGEE
- the serC gene encoding 3-phosphoserine/phosphohydroxythreonine transaminase — encoded protein: MARIYNFSAGPAMLPTAVLERAQEEMLDWQGTGMSVMEMSHRGKEYMSIAEKAESDLRELLAVPDNYKVLFLQGGASSQFAMVPLNLLRDKTSADYFYTGQWSKKAIAEAKRYCDVNIVATSESDGFNSIPAQSEWQLSKGAAYVHYTPNETIGGVEFQCLPEVGDVPLVADMSSSILSRPIDVSKYGVIYAGAQKNIGPAGLAVVIVRDDLIGSARDGTPSMFDYKIHADNGSMYNTPPTYTWYLAGLVFEYLKEKGGLTVVAEENQRKAKKLYTFIDASDFYANPVAIDSRSWMNVTFTLADNNLDAAFLKEADALGLKTLKGHRSVGGMRASIYNAMPEKGVSALVDFMAEFEYRNG